One window of Ziziphus jujuba cultivar Dongzao chromosome 5, ASM3175591v1 genomic DNA carries:
- the LOC107404927 gene encoding uncharacterized protein LOC107404927 — MMNLVSLCLVLTSLFAAGVWSPSPPLSEKKKNQEEVIVKKGHRVVVVEYDDQKQHPNTKISISPDYDGDGISHTYQKFSTETMDALGNAKDKIKEASSSSSLVPNLGRYEDGKSPKELICDAYGKCKHKIATAMEKTKDAVSEKTHEAYDKAKERVSHKAHDVGEAVEEAYDKAKETVSDKAQRIEHRAKESAEKAKETMKAAKDVGKTIANDVVDNVSGQVGEATHNITEHAGAKVRDGAEKIKTKSKKRFYEKPSYGFGNLMSNVFGVMNFVGLAAAFGMSTWVTFISSYVLANALPRHQFGVVQSKIYPVYFKAMAWSIGLALLGHLLSHKGRLFSSKIEMFHTYCLMSSLLMDLANLFYVEPRATKVMFEKMRLEKEEGRGKQELTADPPGGATTEHRPVNGPSPLTTNGKDASAPSASSLPGVDPEVRNRVMKLNNRLKKLNTCSSILNILTLMALSCHLVHLGRRVMLVL, encoded by the exons atgatgaatctTGTTTCCCTTTGCCTAGTTCTCACTTCACTATTCGCAGCAGGAGTTTGGTCTCCATCACCACCACTatcggagaagaagaagaatcagGAGGAAGTGATAGTAAAAAAGGGCCACCGAGTCGTTGTCGTTGAATACGACGATCAAAAACAACATCCAAACACAAAAATCTCAATCTCACCTGACTATGATGGCGATGGAATTTCCCATACTTATCAGAAATTTTCTACAGAAACCATGGATGCATTAGGAAATGCAAAGGATAAGATCAAagaagcttcttcttcttcttctctcgtTCCGAATCTCGGTCGTTACGAAGATGGAAAAAGTCCCAAAGAGCTCATCTGCGATGCATATGGAAAATGCAAGCACAAGATAGCAACTGCAATGGAGAAGACGAAAGACGCAGTCTCTGAGAAAACCCACGAAGCATATGATAAAGCCAAAGAGAGAGTTTCTCATAAAGCACACGACGTCGGAGAAGCAGTAGAGGAAGCCTATGACAAAGCCAAAGAGACCGTTTCAGATAAAGCACAGAGAATAGAACACCGGGCTAAAGAATCGGCGGAGAAAGCTAAAGAAACCATGAAAGCCGCAAAGGATGTAGGGAAGACCATCGCTAACGATGTGGTTGATAACGTTTCAGGACAGGTAGGTGAGGCTACACATAATATTACTGAGCATGCCGGTGCTAAAGTTAGAGATGGTGCTGAAAAGATTAAAACAAAGAGCAAAAAGAGATTTTATGAAAAGCCAAGTTATGGGTTCGGTAATTTGATGAGCAATGTATTTGGGGTGATGAATTTCGTGGGTTTGGCTGCAGCTTTCGGGATGTCTACGTGGGTTACGTTTATCTCGAGCTATGTCTTAGCCAATGCCCTGCCTAGACATCAATTTGGAGTCGTACAGAGCAAGATATACCCTGTTTATTTTAAGGCTATGGCTTGGAGTATTGGGTTGGCTTTGTTGGGTCATTTATTGTCCCATAAAGGAAGGTTGTTTTCCAGCAAGATTGAAATGTTTCATACTTATTGTCTTATGTCCTCGCTTTTGATGGATTTGGCCAATTTGTTCTACGTGGAACCTCGAGCTACTAAG GTAATGTTTGAGAAGATGAGGCTAGAGAAGGAAGAGGGAAGAGGAAAACAAGAACTTACGGCAGATCCGCCGGGCGGAGCAACAACCGAGCACAGGCCGGTCAACGGACCGTCACCCTTAACTACCAATGGCAAGGATGCCTCAGCTCCCTCAGCATCATCACTACCAGGAGTGGATCCTGAAGTTAGGAATAGGGTTATGAAGTTGAATAACAGGCTAAAGAAACTAAATACATGCTCTTCAATTCTCAACATACTAACTTTAATGGCTCTTAGTTGTCATCTTGTTCATTTGGGACGGCGTGTAATGTTGGTGCTTTGA